The Coffea arabica cultivar ET-39 chromosome 9e, Coffea Arabica ET-39 HiFi, whole genome shotgun sequence genome has a window encoding:
- the LOC113710153 gene encoding F-box protein At5g46170, with the protein MGSIRADLSTKIFPEPVDHFDQLPDSLLLLVFNRIGDVKALGRCCLVSRRFHTLVPQVENVVVRVDCVISDDDPSSSSSSGNSPTSSSSSSAADKSRSFLRLFLSSLLKPIQSFTQFINPNKRPMSSVSHDYAGNGDDDFDHSSVTHHSPTQVLKNFNEISFLRIELPSGELGIDDGVLLKWRADFGSTLDNCVILGASSIIKNYKSSACDDQISNCNNIVEPVRAHENNGNDNSNHPANTDHSNSNNSNSNESDNGSIPESFYTNGGLKLRVVWTISSLIAASARHYLLQPIIAEHKTLDSLVLTDADGQGVLCMNKEQLEELRVKPLSASSASKRTLVPALNMRLWYAPHLELPDGTVLKGATLVAIRPSEQQQLAPKKDVAAAADGSWVGAAFEEPYGTAARMLVKRRTYCLEMNSF; encoded by the coding sequence ATGGGATCCATAAGAGCAGATCTGAGCACTAAAATCTTCCCGGAACCGGTTGACCACTTCGACCAGTTGCCCGATTCTCTCCTCTTGCTGGTTTTTAACAGGATCGGCGATGTGAAAGCTTTAGGTCGATGCTGCCTGGTTTCGAGGCGCTTTCACACTCTTGTTCCCCAGGTTGAAAACGTCGTCGTTCGGGTGGACTGCGTCATTTCCGACGATGATCCCTCGTCGTCTTCCTCCTCCGGGAACAGCCCAACGAGCTCGTCGTCGTCCTCTGCCGCCGACAAGTCCCGCTCCTTCCTCCGCCTCTTCCTCTCGTCCCTCCTCAAACCGATTCAGTCGTTTACGCAGTTCATTAACCCTAATAAACGGCCGATGTCTTCCGTCAGCCACGATTACGCCGGCAACGGTGATGATGACTTTGACCACAGCAGCGTTACCCACCACTCTCCCACCCAAGTACTCAAGAACTTCAATGAAATCAGTTTCCTTCGCATCGAACTCCCCTCCGGTGAGCTCGGCATCGACGATGGTGTTTTGCTCAAGTGGCGAGCTGATTTTGGGTCCACCTTAGATAACTGCGTCATCCTCGGGGCATCATCGATCATCAAGAACTACAAGAGCAGCGCCTGCGATGATCAAATTAGCAATTGTAACAATATTGTTGAGCCCGTTAGAGCCCATGAAAATAATGGTAATGATAATAGTAATCACCCTGCTAATACTGATCATAGtaatagtaacaatagtaatTCGAATGAGAGCGATAATGGGAGCATACCAGAGTCTTTTTACACGAATGGGGGATTGAAATTGAGGGTGGTATGGACAATAAGTTCGTTAATCGCGGCATCAGCCCGGCATTATTTGTTGCAGCCAATAATTGCAGAGCACAAGACTTTGGATAGCTTGGTTTTGACTGATGCGGATGGGCAAGGGGTTCTGTGTATGAATAAGGAGCAGTTGGAGGAGCTCAGGGTGAAGCCTTTATCGGCTTCTTCTGCATCGAAGAGGACGTTGGTGCCTGCGTTGAATATGCGGCTCTGGTATGCGCCACACTTGGAATTGCCTGATGGGACGGTGCTCAAGGGAGCGACCTTGGTGGCTATTCGGCCGAGTGAGCAGCAGCAGTTGGCGCCTAAGAAGGATGTAGCTGCTGCAGCAGATGGGAGTTGGGTGGGTGCTGCATTTGAGGAGCCTTATGGGACTGCTGCCAGGATGTTGGTTAAAAGGAGGACCTATTGTCTCGAGATGAACTCATTCTGA